The nucleotide sequence GAAGAAGCAAGCAAGTTAACCAATGCTAAATGGTTAGCGCAAGGTACAATTTACCCTGACGTTATTGAATCAGCAGCTTCAGCTACAGGTAAAGCACACGTAATTAAGTCTCACCATAATGTTGGCGGTTTGCCAGAAGATATGGAACTTGGTTTAGTTGAGCCACTACGCGAATTATTCAAAGATGAAGTTCGTAAAATTGGCCTTGAGTTAGGTTTACCTTACAACATGTTATATCGTCATCCGTTCCCAGGACCAGGTTTAGGTGTTCGTGTTCTTGGTGAAGTGAAGAAAGAATACTGTGACTTATTACGTCGTGCAGACCATATCTTCATCGAAGAATTACACAACTACGATTTATACAATAAAGTGAGCCAAGCGTTTACTGTATTCCTTCCTGTGCGCTCTGTAGGTGTTATGGGCGATGGTCGTAAATACGATTGGGTTGTATCACTGCGCGCAGTTGAAACGATTGATTTCATGACGGCACACTGGGCACATCTGCCATACGACTTCCTAGGACATGTATCGAATCGAATTATTAACGAAATCGATGGCATTTCACGTGTTGTTTACGATATTTCAGGTAAACCACCTGCGACTATCGAGTGGGAATAATTCCTAGTCGTTAATAAACGCAAAGACAATAATAAGGGCGACGAATAGTGTATTCATCGCCCTTTTTTTATCTATGTGTTGGCGAATCAATTGACCATATAGGCTATGTTTAGGCCATTTTGACATTCATTTATTGCGTAAGACGTGTTGCATAAGAACAGTTGCTTGGTTAGTCTTTATGTATTCCAATAATTATTAAATGAAAGGTTAAAATGAGTAGTTCTTTATTATCAAAAGCGCTCGAGCGAATTGATGCGATGAATAGCCAAGATCCTAATCAAGAAGAATACTTAGGTGTAAGTTATCCAAAAGAGTTGCTGTATTCGCAACGCATGACTGACATGTTGAATCGTTTTGCGCCAGATGCGAATGAAGTAGTGCGAATTGCCGCAAGGAGTCAGCATATTTGTCGTTGGCAAAAGCCACGCAATGAATATGAAATGAATCGCCAAGGTTATTTAACATGGCGTAAAAATCTATATAAATTTCATGCCGATACTTGTGCTGAAATACTCAGTGATGTTGGCTATAGCCAAGAAGATATTGAACAGGTTCAATCGTTATTGCTGAAAAAGCAATTAAAGCGTAATGAACAAAGCCAATTACTACAAGATGTGGTTTGTTTAGTGTTTTTGCAGTTTTATTTTGCCGCCTTTGCAGCAAAGCATGAACACGACAAAGTGATCTCTATTGTACAAAAGACCTGGGCAAAAATGTCTGAAAATGGTCATCAAGCGGCGCTGGAATTACCTTTACAGGACAATGAAAAGCAATTAGTCGTTAAGGCGCTGAGTTAAATTTCTAACTTAGTACTTTCAGAATATAAAAAAAGGCCTGCTCCTATCAACATAGGCGCAGGCCTTTTGTTTTCGCTAACAACTATTTTAAGTTAGCTTCTGCGTAGTACGCCATTGCTGCACTAAAGTGCGCGGCGGTACCTTCGCCAAATTGTTCGAATGCAGCTTTTTGATCACTATCGTTTTTGATTGAGTCAGCCATTTTTAAGAATCTGTCATGGTCGATAACCACGGCTTTACCTTGCAACTTGCTTAGTGCAAAATTGCTGTACATTAGGTATTGCTGAACAATACTCTGCATTTCAGCAGACTCATTGTTGAGAGTTTTACAGTTAGCTATTTGGGCCATCACAGCATCGGCTTTTTCTTTCATTGCCATGGTATCTTCAATACTTAGATTTGCTAATTGCTCTAAGCGTTCATCAACTTTCTCATCACCAACACGTTCACGAGCAAGTTGTTCTTGTTTCGTTAACTCAGGGTTTTCAAATTCATTTTCTTCAGTAGTCATAACACTCTCTATATTTTTAAATAGGTGTAACCTTGCAGGCATTCTTCATAGAAATCGATCAATTGCACACCTTCGCGTGGCTTTATTTTACCGCGTACGATTTCCTTATCAATTTCTTTCTTTATCGCTTGCGCCAATATTGCTGGCGTATATTGCATCGTTGAGAGTACGCCGTCAACGGACGTACCTTTTACAATCTCTTCAATGTAAAAATCATTTGGGTCGTCGTCGTAGCTAACAATATGTGCTTCATTTAAACGACCAAATAAATTGTGCATATCTCCCATTACATCTTGATATGCTCCGGTCAAAAACATGCCAATATAATAATCCTCGCCGCTATCAAGTTTATGCATTGGAATATAGTTTGCCGTACTTTCTTCGCCTATGAAGTTGTCTATTTTACCGTCACTATCACAGGTGATATCGACAAAAGTACAGCGCTTTGTTGGTTTCTCATTTAAACGGCTGATAGGTACGATCGGCAATACTTGATCGATTGCCCATGAATCTGCAGCGGATTGAAAAATTGAAAAGTTAGCCAAATATTGAGAGGACAACTTTTCTGGAATTTCTTTTAATTCTTCTGAAATAAATTCTAATTTTGATAACTCTTCATTTATTTGCTCGAGAGCTTGCCAGTATAAGGTTTCAGTTTTTGCCATTTCTTCCAAAGATAAGATTCCAAGCTTGAATGCTTGTACAGCTTGCTCTTTTAGTTGGCTAATATCGTTGTAACTTTCTTGATAATTATCTGCAGTAATATCACTTTGATAGAAACGCATATTACTTACAATAAAATGTTCTTCATCGACTTTATCAGTGGCATATTGGGCGCCGCCGGGGTGAATTTCACCTATTACTTTAGTAACAACACAGGAATGATGAGCAGTGATTGAGCGACCACTTTCGCTGACTAAATTTGGGTGAGGTACGCCTTCTAAATCACAAGTTTGTTTAAAGCCATTAACGATATCGGCGACATACTCTTCTAGGCCATAATTACATGATGAGTCACTTGTAGATTGTGTACCGTCATAATCAACTGCTAAACCGCCGCCAACATCAACATACTTTAACGGTACATCCATGTGATAGAGTTTAGTATAGATAAGCGAGGCCTCTTGCACCGCCTCTTTAATGGCACGTATATCAGTAAGTTGGCTGCCAATATGGAAATGTAACAGCTGTAAACAAGGCAGCATATTTTCTTGCTTGAGTAAATTAACCGCATTTAACATTTCACTAATACTTAAGCCAAATTTGGCTCGCTCACCACTTGAGCTTTCCCACTTTCCTCGGCCCTTAACCATCATTTTTGTGCGTATGCCTATCATCGGCTGAACGTTTAATTGTTGAGCTAATTTGGCTAACATAACGAGCTCAGAATATTTTTCGATAACAATAACAATCTTGCGACCAATCTTGGTTCCTAACAACGCTAGTCGTAAATATTCTTCATCTTTGTAGCCATTTAAAATGGTTAAGGCTTTTTTGTTGGTGTTATAGGCAAGTGCTGCGATTAACTCAGGTTTTGAGCCAGCCTCTAATCCATAGTTAAAGCGCTTTCCAGCTTGCACTATTTCTTCGATTACTTCTCGCATCTGATTCACTTTAACGGGAAAAACGCCTTGATATTGACCTTGATAATTCGCTTCTTCTATTTTTGTACGAAAGGTTTGGTTTAATAATGAAACCTGCGATCGCAAAATATCATGGAAACGAATGACCGCAGGAAATTCAATCCCTTGCTCAATCATCTCATCAATCACATGTTTCATATTGATTTTTATATTTGGTTCGTCGAAGCGAGGAGTAACCTGTAAATCACCATTGTCAGCTATATCAAAATAGCCATTGCCCCAACGTTTAACTCGATAGGTTTTTTCGGCATCTTCAATGGACCAATTTTTAGTTTCTAAATTCACGATTTTTCTCTTTGTACTAGGTTAAAATTAATTGCTTAATTTCGAACTAATGTAAACACAGTATTAGTTCGCGCACGACTTTCGCTGCAAACACATCACTGTTACCTGTCGGATCAATACTTGGCGCGAGCTCTACCACGTCGCAGCCAACAAAGTTTTTTTGCTTTAGCAACTTACAGATGCTAACAAAAGAATGAAAATCTTCTCCGCCCGGCTCAGGAGTTCCAGTGCCAGGGAAGTAACTTGGATCGAAATAATCTAAATCAAAGGTCAGATAAATGGGGGTTTTATCATCAATATCGGCAATAGCCTTTAGTAATTCGGCACGAGAGTTTTTCATTGTCAGATTTTCTCGCATCCATTGGTATTCGTCTTTCGTGCCAGAGCGAATGCCGTACTGGATTAATTTATGTTGGCTACCAAAATGATCTAGACAGCGACGAATGATTGAAGCGTGTGAATAATGATAACCTTCATAACCATCGCGTAAATCGGCGTGAGCATCAAGGTGCAGTAGAACTAAGTCCGGATATTGTTTAAGGTAGGTTTTAATTGGTGCCCACGAAATCGAGTGCTCACCACCTATAGTTAATATTTTTACATTGTGTTTTGCTAAGTCGATATCATCAAATAGTTCGATGAAATCATCACTGGCTTTTTGCCATTGTTGCTGCGTATATACGTGGTCATCGTATTTAGCTTGTGTCGATAAACTCAGGTTGCCTAAATCATAAAAGGTAATATCAGCGATATCTTCATTTAAGTATGGGGAGTAGGACTCAATACCATCGGAAACGGCTCTTAATGCATCAGGACCAGACTTTGCTCCTTTTCGAAAGCAAGCGGTACCGTCGAATCCAAACCCAATAAGGTTAATGCTGTTGCTATAAATTGCATCAGCTTCATCTGCTAATTCATACATACAATCTACGTTTTGCAAATCAACATTTATATCTTTAATCTTTGTTTTTAGTAATGCTGCCATCTATCCAATACCCGCACTTTGATAATAGAAATTAAATCAGCGCAATTATGCGTAAAATTTTTATAAAGTATAGTGTTTTTTTTCATCTATACTAGCTTATGAATTTGAAAATTGTATAAACTAAAATTACGTTTTTAGTCATTAAATAATTTGTTGTATCTTACTCATTTATAAGTAAAATACTGCAACTTTTTACTCGGGTCATATTGGCAACAAATAACCAATATGGCTGCGTTTTATGTTTGGAGAGCAGCTATTGTTTTTTGAAGGTTCTGAAAAAAAAGCGGAAGTGCTTATTGATAACAGTAAGCTTTCACTGCTAAACGATATTAGTGACGAATTTTGGGCACAATTAGTAAATTGTTGTAACGCGCAAATCTTATCGTCTATTCGAAATGATGTATGTAAAGCATTTCTATTATCTGAGTCCAGCCTTTTTGTCTGGGACGACCGCTTTCTAATCCTGACTTGTGGCGAAACCGTAACTGTGAAATCAGTCGAGTTTTTTATAGAGCAAGTGGGGATGGATAAAATAGAGCACGTTATTTACCAGCGTAAAAATGAATATTTTGCGCAAGCGCAACTAAGTTCATTTGGCGACGATATTCGTTTGTTGAGTGAACATATGTCTGGAAATGCTTGCCGTTTTGGTGAGTTAGACGGTCATCACAACTATGTGTTTTGTCAGCAGAATGATTATAAAGCCGATGATAATGATAAGACCTATGAGTTATTGGCGTATCAAATTTGCGAACAAGCCTCTAAAAAGCTTACTTCACCAGGGTTAAGTACCCTTGATATTCGTCAATTTTTAACGCTGCAAGACTTATTACCTAACTTTGTATTCGATGATTTCGTATTTGACCCGTATGGTTATTCAGTCAACGCAATATGCGGCAAAGATTACCTAACTATTCATATTACGCCACAACAGGGCAGTAGTTACGTAAGTTTTGAATCAAGCATCAACTTAATCGTTATGGCGCCTAAATTATTATCAATACTTAAACCGGCTTCTTTTGATTTGCTAAGCTTCAATGAACAAAATTTTGCAGAGCTAACTAGCGAATATATTTCAGCAGAATATGTTAATTCAGCGAAGATAAAACATACACTTGATAATGGTTACTTTGTCTGTTTTGCCAATTATATATTACCTGCACAGCAATACAGTAAACCAACATTGTTGGATATTTCAGGAGAGAACAATGCACTCTAATTTATGGGTTGAAGAAACTTTCGAAGATTTTCTTGGATTAAAGTTTAAAGTTGAAAAAGTACTTTTTTCAGGGAAGAGTGAATTTCAGACAGTTGATGTTGTTGAAACTAAAGGTCATGGAAAAATGTTGCTTAATGATGGCTTAATAATGGTTACTGAACGTGATGAATTTGCCTATCACGATATGATTACACATGTGCCATTGTTTGTGCATCCTGAACCAAAAAATGTTTTGGTGATCGGTGGAGGTGATGGCGGTACTGCTCGAGAAGTATTAAGACACGTTAACGTCGAAAAATGTACTATGGTTGAAATTGATGCCATGGTTGTAAACGCTTGTCGAGAACATATTCCACAGACCTCATCGGCACTTGATCATGAAAAGATGAATTTGGTAATAGGTGATGGCGTAAAATTTGTAAAACAAACAAAAGAAAAATTTGACGTTATTATTGTTGATTCAACTGATCCTATTGGACCTGCAGCGCCTTTGTTTGGTGAAGAGTTCTATCAGGACGTATTTAATTGTTTAACCGATGATGGCATTGTCGTTTCACAAGGAGAATCGTCCTGGTATGCATTAGAAATACAGCAATCTCTGTTAAAGGTTCTTAATGCAGTATTTCCTAAATGTTATCTTTATAGTTTTTCCAATCTAACCTATCCAGGTGGGTTATGGAGCTTTACTTTTGCCTCGAAAAAATATCACCCAATTAATGATTTTGACAGGCAACGTGTAAGCAATAGCAAACTGGAGTTCGATTATTATAATGCGGCATTGCACAGCGCTTCTTTTGCGTTACCGAGCTTTGCTCAAAAGGGGCTTAAAGGCTTAATTGAAAACGATTAGTCATTGGTAGTTTACTAACAATTATTTGATCATTTTTTAATGAAGGCAGTTTAAAATCTGCCTTTTGTAATTCAACCAAGCTAAACTAGCACAATTAACTTAGTTCAATTGGAAGATATTAAATGAAATTATACGGTTCCACTACTTCACCTTACGTTCGACGTATTCGCATTTTTACGCATTCCATCGAACTCGACTTTCATACCATGGATATATTCTCGCCAGCAGGGCGTAAAGAACTGGTTGCGAAAAATCCAACCTTAAAAGTGCCATTTTTAGTGGATGATGAGCAGTATGTTTTTGATTCAAGAGTCATCTACCGTTATTTAACGGATAAATTCGAGTTGAGTGCCATCACTTGGAATGAAGAGAATCAACTCACTTTAATCGATGCAGTTAATGATTCACTGGTGCAAATGTTCATTCTCAGTAATAGCGGTATCAATACTGGTGATGATGCGTTGTATTTTAAATTGCAAAGAGAGCGCGCAGATATGGTCTTTAGCGAACTTGATGAACAATGTCGTAATGGCGATTTTGATACTTGGCATTACCCAAGTATTAGTCTGTATTGTTTACTTGATTGGGCGCAATTTCGTGAGCAAGCAGATATTGAAAAGTTTCCAGCATTAGTCGCATTCTTGCAAAAGCATCGTCAACGAGAAGATGTGATTGCCACAGATCCTAGAGCATAAGTAACTGCTTCTAGCGTGTAATTAACGAAAACACACGAAACAAGAGTCATCTAAATAAAAGAAAACGGGGCGTTAGCCCCGTTTTCTTTTATCTATTGTTACTTATATCGCTATTGATTAACTTTCAATTTTAATTAAGTCAAAGTCGGCAAGTTCAGTAATGCTGGTTGTTAACTCTGCTTCAAGCTGGTCTAAGCTTTTTAAATTATCACAAAGCTCAATCGCTTGTTCTTCAAGTTTTTCTGCTTTACCTTCAACGGCAAGTTCAACTTCTTCACCCATGTTTTCCATGCGCTCACCAAATGCTTCCATACGTTGATCAAAGTCACCTTCTTCGTCATTTAGAGCAGAGCCTAAATTGATCAAAAAGTTACCGACAGATTGTGCAACAATAGACTCAATTTCTTCTTCTAAGTCGTCTTCAATTACTTGGTCAATTTCATCAAAACTTTGCTCACCTAAGTAGTAGCTGCCGTTGGCACGATTAAATCGTTTTGCCAGCTTATCTTGAATCTTATCGAATACCGCTTCAATGTTTTCGTCAGAATCTTTATCATCGCCACTAAGACCTGCCATTACATGACTCACTGCGGTAAACGCAACTTCTACAGCGTCTAGTGCTAAGTTAACTGTTGCAGGAACTTGTTCATTAATGCCTTTTGCATATTCTTCCAATAAAGCTTGTTGGCGCGTATCTAAGTCGATTTGCTTACCTCGAATAAACAACTGATCCATATTATTAATTTGAACGACTGTCTCGTCTTTATCGATAAAGCGGATGTGATCCTGCTCTACAGCTACGCCGTAATTGACATCAACAGAACATTCTTCGCTACTAAATGAATAATTGTTATCGCCATCATGGGCATTTGCCGCCATTGGAAGTACTGAGGTTGATACAACAAGAGTCGTTAATGCTGCTGCAATTAATGTTTTCATTTTCTATCCTTCAATATATCGGTATTTAAATATTAATTTTTTTATATAGTTTTTTATTCCAATATAGAGCAATTAGTTTGCCAAAAATAAAAACTCTTTAAATAACAGTGGTATATGTAATGTTGCAAAAGTGTAAATAAAATGATTGGTCATTTCGACCAATTATTTTAGTGGATTTAACCACAATTTAATCGGCTTTAGATTGTTGTTGACGCTCAACAACGTATCTAGGTTCATCTTTAAACTCTAAGATCATGCGGCGAATTAAATCGAGCCCTGCGTTAGCCATAAATGTTTGAAAATATTTACGAGTTGCTGGGAAATAAAGTTTTTGAGTGTGAACTTTCTGCTCGTTGCCCCAACCCAACCATACTGTGCCGACAGGCTTTTCATCAGTTCCACCATCGGGACCTGCAACTCCTGAAACAGCTATTGCATAATCAGCTCCGCTTTGCGCTAATGCGCCTTCGGTCATTTCTCTAACCACTTGTTCACTTACTGCCCCATACTTCTCCAGTGACTCTTCACTGACATTTACCAATTTGGATTTGATACGGTTTGAATAGGTGACATAGCCAGCTTCAAATACATTTGATGAGCCGGCGATTGCGGTAATTTCAGATGCAATCATACCGCCAGTGCAAGATTCTGCCATGCTGATTGTTTGCTTGCGCTCGTTGAGTAATGAAACAACAGTCGCCGCCAAAGATTTGCCGTCTTCACTGACAATATGTTGTCCAAGTAGGCCTTTGAGCTTTTCATACCACAGCTCTCGTAAGTCATGTGAAATGGTTTGACGAGATGTAAGTTTTACCTCCAATAATGGCATTGCTGCGCGAAAACCCAATTCGATTTCTTCTGGCCAATCAGGGTAGGTTTCATCAATCAGTTTTTGCAACGTTGATTCACCGACACCGAATACTTTTAGCTTCTTGGTAACGGTATGGTATTCCGCAGGTAGTTTATTTTTAATGATTGGTATTATTGATTCTCGCATCATTGGCTTCAATTCGCCTGGAACACCTGGAGTACAAATAACGAGACAGTCGTTAACCACCACACTAAAGCCAGGCGCACTACCGATAGGGTTATGAATAATATCGCAGCGTGCAGGCAACATAGCTTG is from Thalassotalea crassostreae and encodes:
- a CDS encoding DUF4202 domain-containing protein encodes the protein MSSSLLSKALERIDAMNSQDPNQEEYLGVSYPKELLYSQRMTDMLNRFAPDANEVVRIAARSQHICRWQKPRNEYEMNRQGYLTWRKNLYKFHADTCAEILSDVGYSQEDIEQVQSLLLKKQLKRNEQSQLLQDVVCLVFLQFYFAAFAAKHEHDKVISIVQKTWAKMSENGHQAALELPLQDNEKQLVVKALS
- a CDS encoding TipAS antibiotic-recognition domain-containing protein; the encoded protein is MTTEENEFENPELTKQEQLARERVGDEKVDERLEQLANLSIEDTMAMKEKADAVMAQIANCKTLNNESAEMQSIVQQYLMYSNFALSKLQGKAVVIDHDRFLKMADSIKNDSDQKAAFEQFGEGTAAHFSAAMAYYAEANLK
- the speA gene encoding biosynthetic arginine decarboxylase, whose translation is MNLETKNWSIEDAEKTYRVKRWGNGYFDIADNGDLQVTPRFDEPNIKINMKHVIDEMIEQGIEFPAVIRFHDILRSQVSLLNQTFRTKIEEANYQGQYQGVFPVKVNQMREVIEEIVQAGKRFNYGLEAGSKPELIAALAYNTNKKALTILNGYKDEEYLRLALLGTKIGRKIVIVIEKYSELVMLAKLAQQLNVQPMIGIRTKMMVKGRGKWESSSGERAKFGLSISEMLNAVNLLKQENMLPCLQLLHFHIGSQLTDIRAIKEAVQEASLIYTKLYHMDVPLKYVDVGGGLAVDYDGTQSTSDSSCNYGLEEYVADIVNGFKQTCDLEGVPHPNLVSESGRSITAHHSCVVTKVIGEIHPGGAQYATDKVDEEHFIVSNMRFYQSDITADNYQESYNDISQLKEQAVQAFKLGILSLEEMAKTETLYWQALEQINEELSKLEFISEELKEIPEKLSSQYLANFSIFQSAADSWAIDQVLPIVPISRLNEKPTKRCTFVDITCDSDGKIDNFIGEESTANYIPMHKLDSGEDYYIGMFLTGAYQDVMGDMHNLFGRLNEAHIVSYDDDPNDFYIEEIVKGTSVDGVLSTMQYTPAILAQAIKKEIDKEIVRGKIKPREGVQLIDFYEECLQGYTYLKI
- the speB gene encoding agmatinase, with protein sequence MAALLKTKIKDINVDLQNVDCMYELADEADAIYSNSINLIGFGFDGTACFRKGAKSGPDALRAVSDGIESYSPYLNEDIADITFYDLGNLSLSTQAKYDDHVYTQQQWQKASDDFIELFDDIDLAKHNVKILTIGGEHSISWAPIKTYLKQYPDLVLLHLDAHADLRDGYEGYHYSHASIIRRCLDHFGSQHKLIQYGIRSGTKDEYQWMRENLTMKNSRAELLKAIADIDDKTPIYLTFDLDYFDPSYFPGTGTPEPGGEDFHSFVSICKLLKQKNFVGCDVVELAPSIDPTGNSDVFAAKVVRELILCLH
- the speE gene encoding polyamine aminopropyltransferase → MHSNLWVEETFEDFLGLKFKVEKVLFSGKSEFQTVDVVETKGHGKMLLNDGLIMVTERDEFAYHDMITHVPLFVHPEPKNVLVIGGGDGGTAREVLRHVNVEKCTMVEIDAMVVNACREHIPQTSSALDHEKMNLVIGDGVKFVKQTKEKFDVIIVDSTDPIGPAAPLFGEEFYQDVFNCLTDDGIVVSQGESSWYALEIQQSLLKVLNAVFPKCYLYSFSNLTYPGGLWSFTFASKKYHPINDFDRQRVSNSKLEFDYYNAALHSASFALPSFAQKGLKGLIEND
- a CDS encoding glutathione S-transferase family protein, with product MKLYGSTTSPYVRRIRIFTHSIELDFHTMDIFSPAGRKELVAKNPTLKVPFLVDDEQYVFDSRVIYRYLTDKFELSAITWNEENQLTLIDAVNDSLVQMFILSNSGINTGDDALYFKLQRERADMVFSELDEQCRNGDFDTWHYPSISLYCLLDWAQFREQADIEKFPALVAFLQKHRQREDVIATDPRA
- a CDS encoding DUF2884 family protein codes for the protein MKTLIAAALTTLVVSTSVLPMAANAHDGDNNYSFSSEECSVDVNYGVAVEQDHIRFIDKDETVVQINNMDQLFIRGKQIDLDTRQQALLEEYAKGINEQVPATVNLALDAVEVAFTAVSHVMAGLSGDDKDSDENIEAVFDKIQDKLAKRFNRANGSYYLGEQSFDEIDQVIEDDLEEEIESIVAQSVGNFLINLGSALNDEEGDFDQRMEAFGERMENMGEEVELAVEGKAEKLEEQAIELCDNLKSLDQLEAELTTSITELADFDLIKIES
- a CDS encoding CinA family nicotinamide mononucleotide deamidase-related protein, with amino-acid sequence MLNIQLLLTGNELMSGDITDTNSVFIARELKNLGVEATRKVTVGDSIELLIAEMNTLSQSADVLIVNGGLGPTVDDLTAQALSEVCGKELTLHPLALEDIKQWCFRRNFRLSGPNLKQAMLPARCDIIHNPIGSAPGFSVVVNDCLVICTPGVPGELKPMMRESIIPIIKNKLPAEYHTVTKKLKVFGVGESTLQKLIDETYPDWPEEIELGFRAAMPLLEVKLTSRQTISHDLRELWYEKLKGLLGQHIVSEDGKSLAATVVSLLNERKQTISMAESCTGGMIASEITAIAGSSNVFEAGYVTYSNRIKSKLVNVSEESLEKYGAVSEQVVREMTEGALAQSGADYAIAVSGVAGPDGGTDEKPVGTVWLGWGNEQKVHTQKLYFPATRKYFQTFMANAGLDLIRRMILEFKDEPRYVVERQQQSKAD